The proteins below come from a single Chrysoperla carnea chromosome 1, inChrCarn1.1, whole genome shotgun sequence genomic window:
- the LOC123305981 gene encoding coatomer subunit beta yields the protein MAAVEQPCYTIINSPSDTEPYNDMQLKSDLEKGDVKVKIEALKKTIHMILSGERLPPGLLMIIIRFVLPIPDHTLKKLLLIFWEIVPKTSPDGKLLQEMILVCDAYRKDLQHPNEFVRGSTLRFLCKLKEPELIEPLMPPIRTCLEHRHSYVRRNAVLAIFTIYRNFEFLIPDAPELIANYLDGEQDMSCKRNAFLMLLHADQDRALAYLASCLDQVNSFGDILQLVIVELIYKVCHANPNERSRFIRCIYNLLNSSSPAVRYEAAGTLVTLSNAPAAVKAAASCYIELVVKESDNNVKLIVLDRLIALRESPTTERVLQDLAMDVLRALACPDLEVRRKTLNLAMDLVSSRNIEEMVLVLKKEVAKTHNVEHEDTGKYRQLLVRTLHMCCIKFPDVAATVIPVLIEFLSDSNELAAADVLIFAREAIQKFENLRPLIIENLLDAFSGIKTSTIHRSALWILGEYANTLQDITATMSKIHLGLGEIPLVEAEMKLVAGEKSENEESATPMTPIKKVTSDGTYASQSAFNTVTSKKDIENRPKLRGYLMNGDFFIATAIGSNLTKLAVRYINLVPDPKKHNAFCTEAMLIISSMLHLGKSGLPSKPLTNDDATQLYLCLRLLSERKSEIVNIFSKECREALSTMLAANEEEDVTTQKAKEKNAQIIQPDDPILFLQLSAGRNDLGGENVFEASLTKALIGGHTPGQGTASEITASSSKLNKVQQLTGFSDPVYAEAYVHVNQYDIILDVLIVNQTSDTLQNCTLELATLGDLKLVEKPQPVVLAPHDFCNIKANVKVASTENGLIFGNIVYDVTGAASDRNVVVLNDIPIDIMDYIMPASCNDSEFRKMWAEFEWENKVSVNTTITDLSEYLQYLLKSINMKCLTPEKALSGQCGFLAANMYARSIFGEDALANLSIEKSISNPDSPVVGHIRIRAKSQGMALSLGEKVNKSQKKGTRSKVCSA from the exons ATGGCAGCAGTCGAGCAGCCGTGTTACACTATAATCAATTCACCATCGGACACAGAACCGTACAATGATATGCAATTAAAATCTGATTTGG AAAAAGGCGATGTGAAAGTGAAAATTGAAGCTTTGAAGAAAACAATACACATGATTTTATCGGGAGAGCGATTACCTCCAGGtcttttaatgataataattcgaTTTGTTTTACCCATTCCTgatcatacattaaaaaaattattgttaatattttgggAAATTGTTCCTAAAACATCACCTGATGGTAAACTACTTCAGGAAATGATTTTGGTTTGTGATGCATATCGAAAG gattTACAACATCCAAATGAATTTGTACGAGGTTCCACATTACGTTTTCTATGTAAATTAAAAGAACCAGAATTAATTGAACCATTAATGCCCCCAATACGGACATGTTTAGAGCATCGACATTCGTATGTTCGTAGAAATGCTGTTCTTGCTATTTTTACGATTTATAG gAATTTTGAGTTCTTAATTCCTGATGCCCCAGAATTAATTGCTAATTACTTGGATGGTGAACAAGATATGTCTTGTAAACGAAATGcatttttaatgcttttacATGCGGATCAAGATCGCGCTTTGGCCTATTTGGCTTCTTGTTTGGATCAAGTTAATTCATTTGGCGATATTCTACAGTTAGTTATTGTAGAATTAATTTACAAA gttTGTCATGCAAATCCAAACGAAAGATCTCGATTCATCCGCTGCATTTATAATTTGTTGAATTCGAGTAGTCCAGCTGTACGATACGAAGCAGCTGGAACATTGGTGACTTTGTCCAATGCACCAGCAGCAGTTAAG gCCGCTGCAAGTTGTTACATCGAACTTGTTGTAAAAGAAAGTGACaacaatgtaaaattaattgtattggaTCGATTAATCGCTCTACGAGAATCACCTACAACTGAGCGTGTATTGCAAGATCTTGCCATGGATGTATTACGAGCATTAGCCTGTCCAGATTTAGAAGTTCGTcgtaaaactttaaatttgg CAATGGATTTAGTATCGTCTCGAAATATCGAAGAGATGGtcttggttttaaaaaaagaagttgCGAAAACGCATAATGTCGAACATGAGGATACTGGAAAATACCGTCAATTATTAGTTCGAACTCTTCATATGTGCTGTATTAAG tttcCAGATGTAGCTGCAACAGTTATTCCAgtattgattgaatttttatccGATTCAAATGAGTTAGCGGCCGCTGATGTTTTAATCTTCGCAAGAGAAGCTattcagaaatttgaaaatcttCGTCCACTCATTATTGAGAATCTTTTGGATGCCTTCAGTGGTATTAAAACATCAACTATACATCGATCAGCGTTATGGATTCTTGGAGAATATGCAAATACGTTACAAGATATTACAGCCACGATGAGTAAAATACATTTAGGACTGGGAGAG ATACCTTTGGTGGAAGCAGAAATGAAGCTTGTAGCTGgtgaaaaatctgaaaatgaGGAATCAGCTACTCCAATGACTCCAATAAAAAAAGTCACATCCGATGGAACATACGCCTCTCAATCCGCATTTAACACTGTTAC TTCCAAAAAAGATATAGAAAATCGTCCCAAATTAAGAGGATATTTAATGAATGGGGATTTCTTTATTGCAACGGCTattggatcaaatttaacaaaattagctGTGCGCTACATCAATCTAGTGCCAGATCCAAAGAAACATAATGCATTTTGTACAGAAGCAATGTTGATAATATCTTCGATGCTTCATTTAGGAAAATCAG GTCTACCATCCAAACCATTAACAAATGACGACGCTACACAGCTTTATCTATGTCTTCGCTTGCTATCTGAACGCAAATCCGAAATCGTAAACATATTCAGCAAAGAATGTCGTGAAGCATTAAGTACGATGCTTGCTGCCAACGAAGAAGAAGATGTAACTACACAAAAAGCTAAAGAAAAGAATGCCCAAATTATACAACCCGATGATCCAATATTATTCTTACAATTAAGCGCCGGAAGAAATGATTTAGGCGGTGAAAATGTATTTGAAGCATCGTTAACGAAGGCTTTGATTGGAGGCCATACACCAGGACAAGGAACCGCTTCAGAAATTACTGCATCTAgcagtaaattaaataaagttcaaCAACTTACTGGATTCTCAGATCCAGTGTACGCTGAAGCATATGTCCATGTTAATCAATATGACATTATTTTAGATGTTTTAATTGTGAATCAGACAA GTGATACGTTACAAAATTGTACATTAGAACTAGCCACACTTGGGGATCTTAAATTAGTTGAAAAACCCCAACCTGTTGTATTGGCGCCTcatgatttttgtaatattaaagcAAATGTTAAAGTTGCCTCAACAGAAAATGGTttaatatttggaaatattg tTTATGATGTAACTGGTGCAGCATCTGATCGAAATGTTGTGGTATTAAATGATATACCCATTGATATCATGGACTATATAATGCCAGCTAGTTGTAACGATAGTGAATTCCGAAAAATGTGGGCTGAATTTGAATGGGAGAACAAAGTATCAGTGAACACAACAATTACAGATTTATCCGAATATTTACAGTATCTTTTGAAAAGTATTAACATGAAATGTTTAACACCGGAAAAGGCATTATCTGGTCAGTGTGGATTCCTTGCAGCAAATATGTATGCAAGATCAATTTTTGGTGAAGATGCATTAGCTAATCTCAGTATTGAAAAGTCGATTAGCAACCCAGATAGTCCAGTTGTCGGCCATATTAGAATACGTGCTAAGAGTCAA GGAATGGCCCTAAGTTTAGGTGAGAAAGTCAACAAGTCACAGAAAAAGGGTACACGAAGTAAAGTATGTTCtgcttaa